One window of the Niallia circulans genome contains the following:
- a CDS encoding ABC transporter ATP-binding protein yields MSLLEVKIQSAGYEQKKEIIREINFTIEKGELVGLIGPNGAGKSTTIKSLLGLIEHLEGTVSYIDGITYSYLPERPIFYDELTLWEHLDFVAAVEGLEEKEYKQKANELLNVYKLAEHAHENPTKYSKGMQQKAMLILAMITNPSLYIIDEPFMGLDPNAMKLFLGSMEIEQKHGAGILMSTHVLDTAEKICDRFLMIHNGQLVAKGTLEEIREQCQLPAGSLYDCFHLLAEDHGNE; encoded by the coding sequence ATGTCTCTTTTAGAAGTAAAGATTCAATCAGCTGGATATGAGCAAAAGAAAGAAATTATTAGAGAAATTAATTTTACTATTGAAAAAGGAGAATTGGTTGGTTTAATTGGGCCAAATGGTGCTGGCAAAAGTACGACAATCAAAAGTTTATTAGGTTTAATCGAACATTTAGAAGGAACGGTTTCCTACATAGATGGCATAACTTATTCCTATTTACCAGAACGACCTATTTTCTATGATGAATTAACATTATGGGAACACCTAGACTTTGTTGCAGCAGTAGAGGGGTTAGAAGAAAAGGAATATAAGCAAAAGGCTAATGAATTGCTAAATGTGTACAAGTTAGCGGAACACGCGCATGAAAACCCAACTAAATATTCAAAGGGAATGCAGCAGAAAGCGATGCTTATACTTGCGATGATTACAAATCCATCCTTATATATTATTGATGAACCGTTTATGGGACTTGACCCAAATGCCATGAAGCTTTTTCTCGGATCGATGGAAATAGAGCAAAAACATGGTGCTGGCATATTAATGTCTACCCATGTATTAGATACAGCAGAAAAGATTTGTGATCGATTTCTTATGATCCATAATGGCCAGCTAGTGGCAAAAGGAACATTAGAGGAGATAAGGGAGCAATGTCAGTTGCCCGCTGGATCTTTGTATGATTGTTTTCATTTGTTAGCAGAGGATCATGGTAATGAATAG
- a CDS encoding glyceraldehyde-3-phosphate dehydrogenase, with product MTISVAINGFGRIGRMVLRNAINDQSIHITAINASYPSETIAHLIKYDTIHGKFPGKVVAKEHSIFINDQEILLVNNRNPEKLPWRELGIDIVVEATGKFNARDKAAMHLKAGAHKVVLTAPGVNADATIVMGVNDSILNIDKHHVISNASCTTNCLGPVAKVIDEHFTIKNGLMTTIHSYTNDQNNIDNPHHDLRRARSCGQNIIPTSTGAAKALKQILPHLEGKLHGMALRVPTQNVSLVDLVVDLEKNVTSEVVNQAFEEASNGKLKGILSITEEPLVSVDFNTTTESATIDALSTMVIGQNKVKILAWYDNEWGYSNRVVELVKLVGSKLRVKMDSQAV from the coding sequence ATGACAATATCAGTTGCAATAAATGGCTTTGGGAGAATTGGAAGAATGGTGCTTAGAAATGCTATTAATGATCAAAGTATACATATTACTGCTATTAATGCCAGTTATCCTTCTGAAACGATAGCACATTTAATAAAGTATGACACAATTCACGGTAAGTTTCCAGGTAAGGTTGTGGCTAAAGAACATTCGATTTTTATAAATGACCAAGAGATTCTATTAGTGAATAACCGTAATCCAGAAAAACTTCCGTGGCGTGAATTGGGAATAGATATCGTAGTAGAAGCTACAGGGAAATTTAACGCGAGAGACAAAGCAGCAATGCATTTAAAAGCTGGTGCGCATAAAGTAGTGCTTACCGCTCCTGGTGTAAATGCTGATGCAACCATCGTCATGGGTGTGAATGATAGTATATTAAATATTGATAAACATCATGTTATTTCGAATGCATCATGTACGACCAATTGCTTAGGACCGGTTGCTAAGGTTATAGACGAACATTTTACGATAAAGAATGGATTAATGACAACAATTCACTCCTATACCAATGATCAAAACAATATAGATAATCCCCATCATGATTTACGGCGGGCAAGGTCATGTGGGCAAAATATTATTCCCACTTCGACTGGAGCAGCTAAGGCCTTAAAACAGATCCTTCCACATTTAGAAGGAAAACTTCATGGAATGGCGTTAAGAGTGCCAACACAAAATGTTTCTTTAGTCGATTTAGTCGTCGATTTAGAAAAAAATGTGACAAGTGAAGTTGTTAATCAAGCTTTTGAAGAGGCCTCAAACGGAAAACTGAAAGGGATTCTAAGCATTACAGAGGAACCTTTAGTATCTGTTGATTTTAATACAACAACCGAGTCTGCAACTATTGATGCTTTATCTACAATGGTCATCGGGCAAAATAAAGTGAAAATACTAGCTTGGTATGATAATGAATGGGGCTATTCTAATCGAGTGGTTGAATTGGTAAAGCTTGTTGGAAGCAAGTTGCGTGTGAAAATGGATAGTCAAGCTGTGTAA
- a CDS encoding protein phosphatase 2C domain-containing protein, which translates to MEYKWVGSDKNYVDEINILHLRNNLVLGRFGGNSSAGQYKNEDGCFIWIEREWELVILLDAHDSAQSAELVIKSIATKKEEIKTILQLPLKRVFQEITSFFLNHFASKEFLEQCKMIQGETACLIVVRKAHYLWWLSIGDCILALHHPELSRLGEYQQNHRSFYEWIGVNSTFHQEVPSYNQGVKELRKGKTHIFLTTDGLIECPNTDYHRMESIFQAFDTFSNQESVYYLLKEIKKKNVRDSTTIISWIVHNNKEATMPSDFSKGVR; encoded by the coding sequence ATGGAATATAAATGGGTAGGATCTGATAAGAATTATGTAGATGAAATTAATATCCTCCATCTAAGAAATAATTTAGTACTTGGACGCTTTGGAGGAAACTCCTCTGCAGGTCAATATAAAAATGAAGACGGCTGTTTCATTTGGATAGAACGCGAATGGGAGCTTGTCATCCTCTTGGATGCACATGATTCAGCACAAAGTGCAGAATTAGTAATAAAAAGTATAGCGACAAAGAAAGAGGAGATCAAAACAATTCTCCAATTACCGTTAAAAAGAGTGTTCCAAGAAATTACTTCCTTTTTCTTAAACCATTTCGCAAGCAAGGAATTTCTGGAGCAATGCAAGATGATTCAAGGAGAAACTGCATGCTTAATCGTTGTAAGAAAAGCACACTATTTATGGTGGTTATCAATTGGCGACTGTATACTTGCACTCCATCATCCAGAACTTTCAAGATTAGGAGAATACCAGCAAAATCACCGAAGCTTCTATGAATGGATTGGGGTAAATAGTACTTTCCATCAAGAAGTACCCTCCTATAATCAAGGAGTGAAAGAATTAAGAAAGGGCAAAACACATATCTTTCTCACTACTGACGGACTGATTGAATGTCCCAACACGGATTATCATAGGATGGAATCTATTTTTCAAGCTTTTGATACGTTTTCTAATCAAGAGAGCGTCTATTATTTATTAAAAGAAATAAAAAAGAAAAATGTCCGTGATAGCACAACGATAATATCTTGGATTGTTCATAATAACAAAGAAGCTACGATGCCAAGTGATTTTTCAAAAGGAGTGAGATAA
- a CDS encoding HIT family protein has protein sequence METNCFICDKHKGIIKTAGIPIYENEYVYVGHIDRKGKGSYLGHLMIDLKRHIPTLAEMTNDEAKAFGLIISRVSKALKETENAEHIYALVSGNSVPHLHLHLNARYPNTPERYWGPTELYDWPEAPIANAEEMSSLCKRIKNYLANEVFEEA, from the coding sequence ATGGAAACCAATTGTTTCATATGCGATAAACATAAAGGGATTATTAAAACAGCAGGAATACCAATCTATGAAAATGAATATGTTTATGTTGGTCATATTGACAGAAAAGGCAAGGGCAGTTACCTAGGACATCTTATGATCGATTTAAAAAGACATATTCCTACACTTGCTGAGATGACAAATGATGAAGCAAAGGCGTTTGGACTTATTATTTCAAGAGTCAGCAAGGCATTAAAGGAAACAGAAAACGCGGAACATATTTATGCTCTCGTCTCAGGAAATTCGGTTCCTCATCTTCACCTTCATCTAAATGCAAGATATCCGAATACTCCTGAAAGATATTGGGGACCAACGGAGTTATATGATTGGCCAGAGGCTCCGATTGCAAACGCAGAGGAAATGAGCTCTTTATGTAAAAGAATAAAAAATTACTTAGCAAATGAAGTTTTTGAGGAAGCGTAA
- a CDS encoding DNA topology modulation protein FlaR, translating into MVKATPNKIHIIGSVASGKTTLAKDLSMKLQIPYYELDNVVWKRSDRGDIRRSEEERKANLQSITQTDRWIVEGVHSEEWVRGSFQQADVIVFLDTNYSKRTYRIIKRYVKQKLGQEKAHYQPNLTIFFKMFKWNKHFEQVGKPSFFHTYKQYQNKIFVIKNENELSDLFKNND; encoded by the coding sequence ATAGTGAAAGCTACTCCTAATAAGATTCATATCATTGGTTCTGTAGCTAGTGGAAAAACGACATTAGCAAAAGATTTATCAATGAAATTACAAATTCCCTATTATGAATTAGATAATGTTGTTTGGAAGCGATCAGATCGTGGAGATATTAGAAGATCGGAAGAAGAGAGAAAAGCAAATTTACAATCCATAACCCAAACAGATAGATGGATTGTAGAAGGTGTGCATAGTGAGGAATGGGTACGTGGCAGCTTCCAACAAGCAGATGTCATTGTTTTTTTGGACACCAATTATTCTAAACGTACCTATCGTATAATAAAACGATACGTTAAACAGAAGCTTGGTCAAGAAAAGGCCCATTACCAGCCAAACTTAACGATTTTCTTTAAAATGTTTAAATGGAATAAGCATTTCGAGCAAGTAGGTAAACCTTCTTTCTTTCATACATACAAACAGTATCAGAACAAAATTTTTGTGATAAAAAATGAAAATGAATTATCGGACCTATTTAAAAATAACGATTGA
- a CDS encoding histidine phosphatase family protein: MKKELRLYFIRHGETQYNIEKRMQGFCDSPLTENGILQARSVGAGLTDIPFEAAYASDSQRVLDTAKFAIGNRNIQLTKDARLKEMNFGVLEAMLQTDIIAQHGDIVERLFSFTDMESKVQDGESFTELLTRTRTAVDNIIAKHKDTGGNILVFSHGVTIGFFIKSLLNMADYPHHDNCCVSVINVKDGVLMVEKVADPSFRDNGKLSLSLSID, from the coding sequence ATGAAGAAGGAATTGAGACTGTATTTTATCAGACATGGAGAGACTCAATATAATATCGAAAAGAGAATGCAAGGTTTTTGTGATTCTCCTTTAACAGAAAATGGGATATTACAAGCAAGGTCAGTTGGTGCTGGTTTAACAGATATACCTTTTGAGGCTGCTTATGCCAGTGATAGTCAGAGAGTGTTAGATACGGCAAAATTTGCTATTGGTAATAGAAATATTCAACTAACAAAAGATGCAAGATTAAAAGAAATGAATTTTGGAGTGTTGGAAGCAATGCTGCAGACAGACATTATCGCACAGCATGGAGATATAGTGGAAAGACTCTTCTCCTTTACAGATATGGAAAGCAAAGTTCAAGATGGAGAATCCTTTACTGAATTATTAACGCGAACAAGAACGGCTGTTGACAATATTATTGCTAAGCATAAAGATACAGGCGGCAATATTTTGGTTTTCTCTCATGGTGTTACGATTGGATTTTTCATTAAATCTCTGCTAAATATGGCTGATTACCCACACCATGATAATTGCTGTGTTTCTGTAATTAATGTAAAAGATGGTGTATTAATGGTCGAAAAAGTAGCAGATCCTTCGTTTCGTGATAATGGAAAGCTATCTTTATCTTTAAGTATAGATTAG
- a CDS encoding class I SAM-dependent DNA methyltransferase: MAYTGSSVYDQEQFFENYRARRNRETSPNNSIESPILSELLGKIDGKSILDLGCGDASFGIELLEKGAASYTGIEGSKRMFDEASHILNGTTASVYHSTLEDWKFSNSKMDIVVSRLVFHYIKDLQPIFQGVYDQLNDNGKFIFSVQHPLCLSTFDSSVSSKKRTNWIVDDYFSIGERIERWIDEEVVKYHRTIEEYFRLLKEAGFKITDLREGMPKRENFLRKEEYERRMRIPLFLIVSCEK; encoded by the coding sequence ATGGCATATACAGGTTCTTCTGTATACGATCAGGAACAGTTCTTTGAAAATTATCGGGCTAGAAGAAATCGAGAAACAAGCCCCAATAATAGTATAGAAAGCCCTATTTTATCTGAATTATTAGGGAAAATAGACGGTAAGTCTATCCTTGATTTAGGTTGTGGAGATGCAAGTTTTGGTATAGAACTTTTAGAAAAAGGTGCAGCAAGTTATACAGGAATAGAAGGTTCGAAGAGAATGTTTGACGAAGCTTCCCATATTTTAAATGGCACAACTGCTTCTGTGTATCATTCTACACTAGAGGATTGGAAATTTAGCAATAGCAAAATGGATATCGTTGTCTCAAGGCTAGTATTTCACTATATTAAAGACTTACAGCCAATTTTTCAGGGTGTATATGATCAGTTAAATGATAATGGTAAGTTTATCTTTAGTGTGCAACATCCTCTATGCCTTTCTACATTTGACAGTTCCGTTTCCTCGAAAAAAAGAACGAATTGGATTGTCGATGATTATTTTTCTATAGGAGAAAGAATAGAGCGATGGATAGATGAGGAAGTAGTAAAATATCATCGCACGATTGAGGAGTATTTTCGGCTGTTAAAAGAAGCAGGCTTTAAAATAACCGATTTACGAGAAGGAATGCCGAAACGAGAAAATTTTTTGCGTAAAGAAGAATATGAAAGACGAATGAGGATTCCGCTTTTCTTGATAGTATCTTGCGAAAAATAA
- a CDS encoding SGNH/GDSL hydrolase family protein, which produces MPLLICFGDSITAGRETRNEPVLTAMLADKIDHYEIINAGINGNNTVDALKRIQADVIQKQPDLVTILFGANDAAFHKMIDLPTYRKNMKRIVQLIGPDKAILITPAPVDETLQFARTNEVLARYANAVKEVANETGANFIDFYTEMLSLKDYQKKLKGIHNDGLHFGEAGYAILVDLLVKKIDKIW; this is translated from the coding sequence ATACCGCTTTTAATTTGCTTTGGAGATAGTATTACTGCAGGGAGAGAAACTAGAAATGAACCTGTTTTGACAGCCATGCTGGCAGATAAAATCGATCATTATGAAATAATCAATGCAGGAATAAATGGGAATAACACAGTTGATGCATTAAAAAGAATACAAGCAGATGTTATCCAGAAGCAGCCTGATTTAGTAACGATTCTATTTGGTGCAAATGATGCAGCCTTTCATAAGATGATTGACTTACCCACCTATCGAAAAAATATGAAGAGAATCGTCCAATTGATTGGTCCAGACAAGGCTATTCTGATTACGCCAGCTCCAGTCGATGAAACGTTGCAGTTTGCAAGGACAAATGAGGTTTTAGCTAGGTATGCAAATGCAGTTAAGGAAGTTGCTAATGAAACAGGAGCAAACTTTATTGATTTTTATACTGAAATGCTCTCTTTAAAAGATTATCAGAAGAAACTAAAAGGTATACATAATGATGGTCTTCATTTTGGGGAAGCAGGTTATGCTATTTTAGTAGATTTGCTTGTGAAAAAAATAGATAAAATTTGGTAG
- a CDS encoding AbrB family transcriptional regulator, producing the protein MSLLFLCLSAVFGGWLFQVCQLPLSWLLGPMFSTILYVRLAKNSPNLPFSFRDIGLLVIGYLIGRQFTNQTLIEMGTHLPSMLLMTVVMLAFSFLLAFTTSKLTHSNLKSTVAGSIPGGLSQMVAISSEIKGIDLTVVTVIQISRILSVMILVPLLVYSPILYGNQAVAAVTTTSGSPSYNWMIFLILFFCSLIASKVKKWKFPAPFMIGPMIFVATISIAGMDVPEIPTSLACVAQTLIGIDLGLQIKFGNIENKARFLSVVTVTSALLVLFSLVLGYILVRVDQDISLLTAFIGLAPGGMAEMAVLGQSVHANLPIITTYQLFRLLFILFCVPIIMKWGFQRVEKRLAERKG; encoded by the coding sequence ATGTCATTACTTTTCTTATGTTTAAGTGCTGTATTTGGGGGATGGTTGTTTCAAGTATGCCAGCTTCCTCTGTCTTGGCTGCTTGGCCCCATGTTCAGTACCATCCTTTATGTTCGACTTGCCAAAAATTCTCCGAATTTACCTTTCTCCTTTCGAGATATCGGACTCCTTGTTATTGGCTACCTCATTGGAAGACAATTTACCAATCAGACACTTATTGAAATGGGAACCCACCTCCCCTCCATGCTTTTGATGACGGTTGTTATGCTTGCCTTTAGTTTCCTTCTTGCCTTTACAACTTCAAAATTAACGCATAGTAATTTAAAATCAACTGTTGCCGGTAGCATCCCAGGAGGACTATCTCAAATGGTGGCGATTAGTTCAGAAATAAAAGGAATTGATCTCACTGTCGTTACAGTTATTCAAATAAGTAGAATTTTATCTGTCATGATTCTTGTTCCACTCCTCGTATATAGTCCTATTTTGTATGGCAATCAAGCAGTTGCAGCAGTAACAACCACTAGCGGAAGCCCGAGCTATAATTGGATGATTTTCCTAATCTTATTCTTTTGCTCTCTAATTGCAAGCAAAGTGAAAAAGTGGAAGTTTCCAGCGCCGTTTATGATTGGTCCAATGATTTTTGTTGCAACCATATCGATTGCTGGGATGGATGTACCCGAAATTCCGACTTCTCTTGCATGTGTGGCACAAACATTGATTGGAATTGATCTTGGTTTACAAATTAAATTTGGTAATATCGAAAACAAAGCAAGGTTTTTAAGTGTTGTTACAGTAACTTCTGCCTTACTAGTCCTTTTTTCTTTAGTACTTGGCTATATTTTAGTAAGAGTAGATCAGGATATTTCATTATTGACTGCTTTTATTGGATTAGCTCCAGGAGGAATGGCGGAAATGGCCGTACTGGGGCAATCCGTTCATGCTAACTTGCCGATTATCACAACGTACCAGTTATTTCGATTGTTGTTTATCTTATTTTGTGTCCCAATTATTATGAAATGGGGTTTTCAGCGTGTAGAAAAAAGATTAGCAGAGCGAAAAGGTTAA
- the parC gene encoding DNA topoisomerase IV subunit A has product MSSLEQYRDLPLEDVLGDRFGRYSKYIIQERALPDARDGLKPVQRRILYAMHEEGNTHDKHFRKSAKTVGNVIGNYHPHGDSSVYDAMVRMSQEWKVRNVLIEMHGNNGSIDGDPPAAMRYTEARLSAISAELLRDIEKRTVDFIPNFDDTSNEPTVLPAKFPNLLVNGSTGISAGYATDIPPHHLGEVIDGVIERMDSPNCTVEDIMKHIKGPDFPTGGIIQGVEGIKKAYETGKGKIIVRGKTEIETLRGGKQQIVITEVPYELNKSNLVKKIDELRLDRKVEGIAEVRDETDRTGLRIVIELKKEVDANGILNFLFKNTDLQITYSFNMVAIHNKRPKLMGIIALLDAYIEHQKETIKRRTEFDLQKAKDREHIVDGLIKALSILDEVIATIRASKDKRDAKNNLMAAFQFTEPQAEAIVSLQLYRLTNTDITALEAEAAELAQKIEEWTAILASEKKLLSVIKKELKDVKKRFVSERRTLIQDEIEEIKINLEVLIASEDVIVTVTKDGYIKRTSQRSYAASNGQDFGMKDTDRILAKIDVNTTEVLLLFTDKGNYLYLPVHELPDIRWKDLGQHISNIIPIDRDESIIKAMPIKDFEQNQYLLFFTKNGMAKKTELINYKAQRYSKPLVAINLKGDDEVVDVFLTNGKQEVLIATHIGYALRFHEEEINIVGARAAGVKGINLKDNDYVVAGKVITNPLQESVVIVTQRGSIKKMKLTEFEFSGRAKRGLIMLRELKANPHRIVGMTIAGAQDIIYLQTEKGDIESLKTADLRFNDRYSNGSFVIDETEAGKIVELWEEKITDEQV; this is encoded by the coding sequence ATGAGTTCATTAGAGCAATACCGTGATTTACCTTTAGAGGATGTTCTCGGTGATCGTTTTGGACGGTATAGTAAATACATTATTCAAGAACGGGCATTACCGGATGCGAGAGATGGATTAAAGCCTGTTCAGCGTCGTATTCTTTATGCGATGCATGAAGAAGGAAATACACATGATAAACATTTCCGCAAATCAGCAAAAACAGTCGGGAATGTTATTGGTAATTACCATCCCCACGGCGATTCTTCTGTATATGACGCGATGGTAAGAATGAGTCAAGAATGGAAGGTTCGTAATGTCCTAATTGAAATGCACGGAAATAACGGGAGTATTGACGGGGATCCACCGGCGGCTATGCGTTACACAGAGGCTAGATTATCGGCTATTTCTGCAGAGTTACTTCGTGATATTGAAAAAAGAACTGTGGATTTCATTCCAAACTTTGATGATACATCCAATGAACCAACGGTGTTACCAGCGAAATTCCCGAATTTGTTAGTCAATGGTTCTACAGGTATCTCGGCTGGATATGCAACAGATATACCACCACATCACTTGGGAGAAGTTATCGATGGTGTGATTGAGCGTATGGATTCACCAAATTGTACGGTGGAAGACATTATGAAACATATTAAAGGTCCAGATTTCCCGACTGGTGGTATTATCCAAGGAGTAGAAGGAATTAAAAAGGCATATGAGACTGGTAAAGGGAAAATCATTGTTCGTGGAAAAACAGAAATTGAAACATTACGAGGCGGCAAGCAGCAAATTGTCATTACAGAGGTTCCTTATGAGCTAAATAAAAGCAATCTGGTGAAAAAGATTGATGAATTGCGTTTGGATCGTAAAGTAGAGGGAATCGCAGAAGTAAGAGATGAAACGGATCGTACAGGATTGCGAATTGTAATCGAGTTGAAAAAAGAAGTCGATGCAAACGGAATTCTAAATTTCTTATTTAAAAATACCGATCTACAGATTACTTACAGCTTTAATATGGTAGCCATTCATAATAAACGTCCAAAATTAATGGGAATTATCGCTTTACTTGATGCTTATATCGAGCATCAAAAAGAAACGATTAAACGACGTACTGAATTCGACTTGCAAAAAGCTAAAGATCGCGAGCATATTGTGGATGGATTAATAAAAGCATTATCTATTCTTGATGAGGTTATAGCAACGATCCGCGCATCAAAGGATAAACGAGATGCGAAAAATAACTTGATGGCTGCTTTTCAATTTACTGAGCCTCAAGCAGAAGCAATTGTGTCTTTACAGTTATACCGCTTAACCAATACAGATATAACGGCATTAGAAGCAGAGGCGGCAGAGTTGGCCCAAAAAATTGAAGAGTGGACGGCAATCCTAGCAAGTGAAAAGAAATTGCTATCGGTTATCAAAAAAGAACTTAAAGATGTAAAAAAACGCTTTGTTAGTGAAAGACGTACATTAATACAAGATGAAATTGAAGAAATTAAAATCAATCTTGAAGTCTTAATCGCGAGTGAAGATGTAATTGTCACTGTAACGAAAGATGGATATATTAAGCGCACAAGCCAGCGTTCATATGCAGCAAGCAATGGCCAAGATTTTGGTATGAAAGATACAGATCGAATACTTGCCAAAATAGATGTAAACACAACCGAAGTCTTGTTATTGTTTACAGACAAAGGCAATTATCTCTATTTACCGGTACACGAGTTGCCAGATATACGCTGGAAGGATCTAGGTCAGCATATTTCCAATATCATACCAATTGACCGAGATGAATCGATTATTAAGGCAATGCCTATAAAGGACTTTGAACAAAATCAATATCTGCTTTTCTTTACAAAAAATGGTATGGCGAAGAAAACAGAGTTGATTAACTATAAAGCACAGCGTTACTCTAAACCATTAGTTGCTATTAACCTAAAAGGAGACGACGAAGTAGTAGATGTTTTCCTAACAAACGGTAAACAAGAAGTTTTAATAGCAACTCATATAGGTTATGCCTTACGATTCCATGAGGAAGAAATCAATATTGTTGGTGCAAGAGCAGCTGGTGTCAAAGGTATTAATCTTAAAGACAATGATTATGTTGTTGCTGGTAAAGTTATAACAAATCCTCTGCAGGAAAGCGTCGTAATTGTTACGCAACGTGGTTCCATAAAAAAAATGAAACTCACTGAATTTGAGTTTTCTGGAAGAGCAAAACGAGGCTTGATTATGCTTCGAGAATTAAAAGCAAATCCTCACCGTATTGTTGGGATGACAATAGCAGGGGCACAAGATATCATTTATCTTCAAACCGAGAAAGGCGATATTGAATCGCTGAAAACGGCAGATCTTCGCTTTAATGATCGCTATTCCAATGGATCCTTTGTTATCGATGAAACAGAGGCAGGTAAAATTGTTGAATTATGGGAAGAAAAAATTACCGATGAGCAAGTATAA